One window of the Bombyx mori chromosome 20, ASM3026992v2 genome contains the following:
- the LOC101742190 gene encoding hypodermin-A, whose product MNIYICVLLFIKTVSSKIETVQRLSNAELDEHTRVTNSHVFPYVVAILQRSKYVSAGALIDENWILTAADGLFLMRETLKLVKVRLGSINYKKGGLLLPAKLIQIHPYFDDKSPIFDVAMVQLAETLRFTPKIKAIRLQKTFMDVAATHFIVTSWNPSLKQKPKHPESMEAIERRRMLTVTHLHPSEVEECAAELDAYGVNKTDLIMCLDPPGGSEICVENRNVGAPVVLNGVLWGVVSSWKTSDCDQGAVGPSFVTRVSAPDVTSWIHATLHGHRWKHKSNE is encoded by the exons ATGAATATCTACATTtgcgtattattatttattaaaactgtatCGAGTAAGATAGAAACGGTACAGCGACTTAGCAATGCTGAATTAGATGAGCACACGAGAGTGACGAACAGTCACGTATTCCCGTACGTGGTTGCGATACTGCAGCGATCGAAGTACGTCAGCGCGGGGGCCTTGATTGACGAGAATTGGATTTTGACGGCCGCCGACGGATTGTTCCT AATGAGAGAAACTTTAAAACTAGTGAAAGTGAGACTCGGGAGTATCAATTACAAAAAAGGAGGGCTGCTACTGCCGGCCAAGCTGATACAAATTCATCCTTATTTCGACGACAAAAGTCCCATTTTCGATGTGGCCATGGTCCAGCTGGCTGAAACCCTGAGGTTCACGCCGAAAATAAAAGCGATAAGACTTCAGAAGACGTTCATGGATGTTGCCGCAACTCATTTCATTGTGACGTCATGGAATCCATCGTTG AAACAAAAGCCCAAACACCCCGAATCGATGGAAGCTATAGAGCGCCGCCGAATGCTCACAGTGACTCATCTCCATCCATCGGAAGTTGAGGAGTGCGCCGCCGAGCTGGACGCCTACGGTGTCAATAAGACTGACTTGATCATGTGTCTGGATCCTCCTGGTGGAAGTGAAATTTGCGTGGAAAAT CGGAACGTGGGTGCTCCAGTAGTGCTCAATGGAGTTCTCTGGGGTGTAGTGTCGTCTTGGAAGACAAGTGATTGTGACCAAGGGGCAGTCGGACCTAGTTTCGTGACCAGAGTGTCGGCACCTGACGTTACATCTTGGATACACGCCACATTGCACGGACATCGGTGGAAGCATAAATCGAACGAATAG